One Phocaeicola dorei genomic region harbors:
- a CDS encoding YjbH domain-containing protein, producing the protein MKKILFVFLLCMIWQEGFSQYVYGTTGLLHMPTADMQRDKTFLFGASYLDVAATPAHWNYHTFNYYINITIFPWLEIGYTCTLHKAEHGSTYFPPSVWGKYCNQDRQFSGRLRIWKEGWWKEWTPQIVLGANDPSTNDILGNSDKDDYGIGGVGEMGNGHWNRYYIAGTKHFYFKNRGELGIHVAYLYNKRKDYHLNGPAVGVNFHFYLSGTNFFVKALNNLNVMAEYDSRTINCGLKYSFWKDYINAVVEMTECKHLSGGVIFKVHLK; encoded by the coding sequence ATGAAGAAAATTTTATTTGTTTTTCTGCTGTGTATGATATGGCAGGAAGGTTTTTCTCAGTATGTGTATGGAACCACCGGACTTCTGCACATGCCTACTGCCGATATGCAACGGGATAAGACATTCCTGTTCGGAGCTTCTTATTTGGATGTGGCTGCTACTCCTGCCCATTGGAATTATCATACGTTTAATTACTACATTAATATCACCATTTTTCCTTGGCTCGAAATCGGATATACTTGTACCTTGCATAAGGCAGAACACGGTAGTACTTATTTCCCACCTTCCGTTTGGGGGAAATATTGTAACCAGGACCGACAGTTTTCAGGGCGGTTGCGTATATGGAAGGAAGGGTGGTGGAAAGAATGGACTCCTCAGATTGTATTGGGCGCGAATGATCCAAGTACCAATGATATATTAGGAAATTCTGATAAAGATGATTATGGCATTGGTGGAGTAGGAGAGATGGGTAATGGACATTGGAACCGATATTATATAGCTGGTACTAAGCATTTTTATTTCAAAAATAGGGGAGAGCTAGGCATTCATGTTGCTTATTTATACAATAAACGGAAAGACTATCATTTAAACGGTCCGGCTGTTGGAGTAAATTTTCATTTTTATCTATCGGGTACAAATTTCTTTGTGAAGGCATTAAACAATCTTAATGTAATGGCTGAATACGACAGTCGTACCATAAACTGTGGGTTAAAATATAGTTTTTGGAAAGATTATATTAATGCTGTGGTAGAAATGACAGAATGTAAGCATTTGTCAGGCGGAGTGATATTTAAAGTACATTTAAAATAA
- the rfbA gene encoding glucose-1-phosphate thymidylyltransferase RfbA, translated as MKGIVLAGGSGTRLYPITKGVSKQLLPIFDKPMIYYPISVLMLAGIREILIISTPYDLPGFKRLLGDGSDYGVKFEYAEQPSPDGLAQAFIIGEKFIGNDSACLVLGDNIFHGNGFSSLLREAVRMAEEEQKATVFGYWVNDPERYGVAEFDAEGNCLSIEEKPEQPKSNYAVVGLYFYPNKVVEVAKNIKPSARGELEITTVNQRFLEDRELKVQTLGRGFAWLDTGTHDSLAEASTYIEVIEKRQGLKVACLEGIAYRKGWITADKMRDLAKPMLKNQYGQYLLKVIDEVERTGKENLD; from the coding sequence ATGAAAGGAATTGTTCTCGCCGGTGGTAGCGGTACCCGTCTGTACCCCATCACCAAGGGAGTAAGCAAGCAGCTTCTCCCCATCTTTGACAAACCGATGATTTACTACCCCATTTCAGTCTTGATGCTGGCAGGCATCCGTGAGATTCTGATTATATCCACTCCCTATGATCTGCCCGGCTTTAAGCGTCTTTTGGGCGATGGATCAGACTATGGTGTGAAGTTCGAGTATGCCGAACAACCTTCTCCCGATGGTCTTGCACAAGCCTTTATTATCGGAGAGAAATTCATTGGTAATGATTCTGCATGTTTGGTATTAGGCGACAATATCTTCCATGGTAACGGTTTCAGTTCTCTTCTTCGTGAAGCCGTGCGTATGGCGGAAGAAGAACAAAAAGCCACTGTATTCGGTTACTGGGTGAACGATCCGGAACGTTATGGTGTGGCAGAATTTGATGCGGAAGGTAACTGCCTGAGCATCGAAGAAAAACCGGAACAGCCCAAATCAAATTATGCAGTGGTGGGCCTCTATTTTTATCCCAACAAAGTAGTGGAAGTGGCCAAGAACATCAAACCTTCCGCACGTGGCGAACTGGAAATAACGACAGTGAACCAGCGTTTTCTAGAAGATCGTGAACTGAAAGTACAGACGTTGGGACGCGGTTTTGCCTGGCTGGATACGGGGACGCATGATTCATTGGCAGAAGCTTCGACTTATATAGAAGTCATTGAAAAACGTCAGGGTTTGAAAGTGGCTTGTCTGGAAGGAATTGCTTATCGCAAGGGCTGGATAACGGCAGATAAGATGCGTGACCTTGCCAAACCGATGCTGAAAAACCAATACGGTCAGTATCTGCTCAAAGTGATTGATGAAGTGGAACGTACAGGCAAAGAAAATCTAGATTAA
- the rfbC gene encoding dTDP-4-dehydrorhamnose 3,5-epimerase, whose protein sequence is MEVIKTGIEGVVVIEPRIFKDERGYFFESFSQREFNEKVMPVNFVQDNESMSSYGVMRGLHFQQMPYTQSKLVRCVKGAVLDVAVDIRKGSPTYGQHVAVELTEENHLQFFIPRGFAHGFAVLSEIAVFQYKCDNFYAPQADGGIQLRDESLGIDWKIPVAEAILSEKDLKHPLLKDYDSPFDYTINLYE, encoded by the coding sequence ATGGAGGTTATAAAAACAGGAATAGAAGGTGTGGTGGTCATTGAACCGCGCATCTTTAAAGATGAAAGAGGCTATTTCTTTGAATCTTTTTCTCAACGGGAGTTTAATGAAAAGGTGATGCCTGTCAATTTTGTACAGGATAATGAGAGTATGTCATCGTATGGCGTGATGCGTGGGTTGCATTTTCAGCAAATGCCTTATACGCAGAGCAAGCTGGTGCGTTGTGTAAAAGGTGCCGTACTTGATGTGGCGGTAGACATCCGCAAGGGAAGTCCTACATACGGGCAGCATGTTGCGGTGGAATTGACGGAGGAGAACCATCTCCAATTCTTTATCCCCCGTGGATTTGCCCATGGTTTTGCCGTATTGAGTGAAATAGCGGTTTTTCAATATAAGTGCGATAACTTCTATGCACCGCAAGCTGATGGTGGCATTCAGCTGCGCGATGAAAGTCTGGGTATTGATTGGAAAATACCCGTTGCCGAGGCCATTTTAAGTGAGAAGGATTTGAAACATCCTTTGTTGAAAGACTATGACTCTCCGTTTGACTACACTATTAATCTATATGAATGA
- the rfbD gene encoding dTDP-4-dehydrorhamnose reductase produces the protein MNILVTGANGQLGNEMRRVSLDSRNRYLFTDVNELDITDATAVCNMLKKEQIDVIVNCAAYTNVDRAEDDFAMADLLNNKAVENLAVAAAETGATLIHVSTDYVFQGDKNIPCRESWETDPLGVYGKTKLAGEQSLVKAGCKYLIFRTAWLYSPFGKNFVKTMRQLTSTKDSLKVVFDQVGTPTYAGDLAALIYNIIEENLLDRQGVYHFSNEGVCSWYDFAKEICELSGNNCDIQPCHSDEFPSKVERPHFSVLDKTKVKETFGITIPYWKDSLKKCMLELETQQ, from the coding sequence ATGAATATACTTGTTACAGGTGCCAATGGTCAACTTGGCAATGAGATGCGCAGGGTGTCGTTAGACAGCCGGAATCGTTATCTCTTTACAGATGTAAATGAACTGGATATCACAGATGCGACAGCTGTCTGTAATATGTTGAAAAAGGAGCAGATAGATGTGATTGTAAATTGTGCTGCTTATACGAATGTAGACAGGGCGGAAGATGATTTTGCTATGGCCGATTTGCTGAATAACAAAGCTGTGGAGAATTTGGCTGTTGCTGCCGCAGAAACAGGTGCCACGCTTATTCATGTATCTACAGACTATGTGTTCCAAGGGGATAAAAACATTCCTTGCCGTGAGTCTTGGGAAACTGATCCGTTGGGTGTCTATGGAAAAACCAAACTGGCGGGCGAACAGTCTTTGGTAAAAGCAGGATGTAAATATCTTATTTTCCGCACAGCTTGGCTTTACTCGCCTTTCGGTAAGAACTTCGTGAAAACCATGCGGCAATTGACTTCAACAAAAGATTCACTGAAAGTGGTTTTTGATCAAGTAGGCACTCCTACTTATGCCGGAGATTTGGCTGCTTTGATCTATAACATAATCGAAGAGAACTTGCTGGATCGTCAAGGTGTCTATCATTTCAGCAATGAAGGGGTATGTTCTTGGTATGATTTTGCGAAGGAAATTTGTGAATTGAGCGGAAATAATTGTGACATACAGCCTTGTCACAGCGATGAGTTCCCCAGTAAGGTGGAACGTCCTCATTTTTCGGTGCTGGATAAAACAAAAGTGAAGGAAACTTTTGGTATCACTATCCCTTATTGGAAAGATTCTCTAAAGAAATGTATGCTAGAATTGGAAACTCAACAATAA
- the rfbB gene encoding dTDP-glucose 4,6-dehydratase, whose product MDSFKRNIIITGGAGFIGSHVVRLFVNKYPEYRIINLDKLTYAGNLANLKDIEDKPNYIFVKADICDFGTVQELLVRYQVDGIIHLAAESHVDRSIKDPFTFAQTNVMGTLALLQAAKLYWESLPEKYEGKRFYHISTDEVYGALEFDGTFFTEETKYQPHSPYSASKASSDHFVRAFHDTYGMPTVVTNCSNNYGPYQFPEKLIPLFINNIRHGKPLPVYGRGENVRDWLYVVDHARAIDLIFHQGRTADTYNIGGFNEWKNIDLIKVIIKTVDRLLGNPEGTSECLITYVTDRKGHDLRYAIDSNKLKHELGWEPSLQFEEGIERTVRWYLDNQEWMDHITSGEYEKYYESMYKNR is encoded by the coding sequence ATGGATTCATTTAAACGCAATATAATCATTACCGGTGGTGCCGGTTTTATCGGCAGCCATGTGGTACGTCTTTTTGTAAACAAGTATCCGGAATACCGCATTATAAACTTGGATAAACTGACTTATGCCGGTAATCTGGCCAATTTGAAGGATATAGAGGACAAACCGAACTATATTTTTGTAAAGGCGGATATTTGTGATTTTGGAACCGTTCAGGAATTATTGGTGCGATATCAAGTGGATGGTATTATCCATCTTGCCGCCGAGAGTCATGTGGACAGAAGTATCAAAGATCCGTTTACTTTTGCACAAACCAATGTGATGGGTACATTGGCTTTGCTTCAGGCAGCCAAGTTGTATTGGGAATCCCTGCCGGAAAAGTATGAGGGGAAACGTTTTTATCATATTTCTACCGATGAAGTATATGGGGCATTGGAATTTGACGGGACTTTCTTCACGGAGGAAACCAAATATCAGCCTCATAGTCCGTATTCTGCAAGTAAGGCAAGTAGTGATCACTTTGTTCGTGCTTTTCATGACACATATGGTATGCCTACCGTTGTAACAAACTGTTCTAACAATTATGGTCCTTATCAGTTTCCGGAAAAATTGATTCCGCTTTTTATCAACAATATACGTCATGGAAAACCATTGCCGGTATATGGTAGGGGAGAGAACGTACGCGACTGGTTGTATGTTGTGGATCATGCCCGTGCTATTGATCTTATTTTTCATCAGGGCAGAACAGCGGATACATATAATATCGGTGGTTTCAATGAATGGAAGAATATAGATTTGATAAAAGTAATAATCAAAACCGTGGATCGTTTGTTGGGAAATCCGGAAGGCACTTCAGAGTGTCTGATAACTTATGTGACCGACCGCAAAGGTCATGATCTCCGCTATGCGATTGACAGCAATAAACTGAAGCACGAATTAGGATGGGAGCCTAGTTTGCAATTTGAAGAAGGAATAGAGAGAACGGTCCGTTGGTATTTGGACAATCAGGAATGGATGGATCATATTACCAGTGGCGAATATGAAAAATATTATGAGTCGATGTATAAGAACAGATAA